Proteins encoded together in one Prunus dulcis chromosome 3, ALMONDv2, whole genome shotgun sequence window:
- the LOC117621203 gene encoding zinc transporter 5: MADHDHNHHHHQHRPHRLSLPQRPTTFAATPTAFPTTPTTSRQYPVYPFSSSSTPIATPTKHRLSSLNPKPFNPNNNSKSSLSFLFFLLLSLRSLYSLLPFLRSSPSFSLFPFSFLVSLLSFLLTLSCSLFTSSSSSSSKDPFHQKQNQPIFSFTLITQSQHRLLVAKSILLAVVFLLRFQALRYCGAAAMILAELSGNVAARFLAEGRDSNLGGDRNRSSKVRGFLALFSGLLLLSLSWDRIECFPFSAKSVESLGLSVFPRVDCVRIWPMLLPFLSGFLGCYERVSMNWGTIRQLGRKRVRLISLFFTTVVLFIPAVVSVFMFEAEGDGVSIGNLAWPLANTVVFGVLLSESYGDDKSVSSKDFRKEYLVTFLCTLVLELFYFPELSLWGLLLCGLLLYVAVRELDPYYSNYLELGMDSSESFTTAIMKPIRHILSERKSRKIALFLLINTAYMFVEFAAGFMSNSLGLISDACHMLFDCAALAIGLYASYISRLPANHQFNYGRGRFEVLSGYTNAVFLVLVGALIVLESFERILDPQEISTSSLLVVSIGGLLVNVVGLVFFHEEHHHAHGGSGSCSHSHHHQHSHESVGHDHGGHGKHEESIPISIECHENSCSGHDDHHEHQHGSYIDSKDHNFGSNECHDHNGHSHQHDHHGHSHQHDHHGQSHQHNHYGQSHQHDHIGQSHQHDHIGHSHQHDHHGHSHQHDQHDYARQHEHHDHSCQHEHHDHAHQHTHSSEGNKVAESHIRGAGFQLKELSTDGEKTAKHQHHHIDHNMEGIFLHVLADTLGSVGVVISTLLIKYKGWLVADPACSIFISVLIISSVIPLLRNSAEILLQRVPRAHEQDMRKALIDVRKIRGISGIRNLHVWSFTNSEVVGTLHLHVSTDIDKASAKAQVSHVLYEAGIKDLTLQLECVGQ; this comes from the coding sequence ATGGCCGATCAcgaccacaaccaccaccaccaccagcacAGGCCTCACCGCCTCTCACTCCCTCAACGCCCCACCACCTTCGCCGCTACACCCACCGCTTTCCCCACCACACCCACCACGTCTAGACAATACCCTGTTTACCCCTTCTCATCGTCTTCAACCCCAATCGCAACTCCGACCAAACATCGCCTCTCTTCTCTCAACCCCAAACCATTCAAccccaacaacaacagcaagtcctctctttcatttctcttcttcctccttctctctcttcgctCCCTCTATTCCCTCCTTCCGTTTCTTCGCTCCTccccttctttctctctcttccccttctctttccttgtctctcttctctctttcctgCTAACCCTCTCTTGCTCCCTCttcacctcctcctcctcctcttcttccaaAGACCCGTTTCACCAAAAGCAAAACCAACCCATCTTCTCTTTCACCCTGATCACTCAATCCCAGCACAGACTCTTGGTCGCCAAATCGATTCTTCTCGCCGTCGTCTTCTTGCTTCGTTTTCAGGCGCTTCGATATTGCGGCGCCGCCGCCATGATCCTCGCTGAATTGTCCGGAAACGTTGCCGCACGGTTCCTGGCCGAGGGCCGGGACTCGAATCTCGGTGGCGATCGGAATCGGTCCTCCAAGGTTCGTGGGTTCCTCGCTCTGTTTTCTGGGCTGCTTTTGTTATCTTTGAGTTGGGATCGGATTGAATGCTTCCCATTTTCTGCTAAGTCGGTTGAAAGTTTGGGACTTTCGGTGTTTCCAAGAGTGGATTGTGTTAGAATTTGGCCAATGTTGCTTCCATTTCTATCTGGGTTTTTGGGGTGTTACGAGCGTGTTTCGATGAATTGGGGGACAATTAGGCAATTAGGTCGGAAGAGGGTtcgtttaatttctttgttctttacAACTGTAGTGCTTTTCATTCCTGCTGTTGTTAGTGTTTTCATGTTTGAAGCTGAGGGAGATGGAGTTTCCATTGGAAATTTGGCTTGGCCTCTGGCAAACACTGTTGTTTTTGGGGTGCTTCTGAGTGAAAGCTATGGTGATGACAAGTCAGTGAGTTCTAAAGATTTCCGGAAAGAGTATTTGGTTACATTTTTATGCACTCTTGTTTTGgagttgttttattttcctgAACTATCACTTTGGGGACTTTTGCTCTGTGGTTTGTTACTATATGTTGCTGTTAGGGAATTGGATCCTTATTACTCAAATTATCTTGAACTGGGGATGGACTCTTCTGAATCATTTACTACTGCCATTATGAAGCCTATTAGACACATTTTGAGTGAGAGGAAGTCTCGCAAGATTGCACTTTTCCTTCTGATCAATACTGCATACATGTTTGTGGAATTTGCTGCTGGGTTCATGAGTAATAGTCTAGGGCTGATATCAGATGCCTGTCACATGTTGTTTGATTGTGCTGCCCTGGCAATTGGGCTATATGCTTCGTATATTTCACGTTTGCCTGCGAATCATCAGTTTAATTATGGTCGTGGGAGATTTGAGGTTCTTTCAGGATATACTAATGCTGTTTTCCTGGTGTTGGTTGGAGCATTAATAGTGTTGGAGTCGTTTGAGAGGATTTTGGACCCTCAGGAGATATCAACTAGCAGTTTATTAGTTGTTTCAATTGGAGGTCTTCTTGTCAATGTGGTTGGCTTAGTCTTCTTTCACGAGGAGCATCATCATGCTCATGGTGGATCTGGATCATGTTCCCACTCCCACCATCACCAGCATTCGCATGAATCTGTTGGACACGATCATGGAGGTCATGGGAAGCATGAGGAGTCTATACCTATTTCCATTGAATGCCATGAAAATTCATGTTCCGGCCATGATGACCATCATGAACACCAACATGGCAGTTATATCGATTCTAAAGACCACAATTTCGGGAGCAATGAGTGCCATGATCACAATGGCCACAGTCACCAGCACGACCACCATGGACACAGTCACCAGCACGACCACCATGGCCAGAGTCACCAGCACAACCACTATGGCCAGAGTCACCAGCACGACCACATTGGCCAGAGTCACCAGCACGACCACATTGGCCACAGTCACCAGCACGACCACCATGGCCACAGTCACCAGCACGATCAGCACGATTACGCCCGCCAGCACGAACACCATGACCACTCCTGCCAGCACGAACACCATGACCATGCCCACCAGCATACTCATTCTTCTGAAGGCAATAAAGTGGCGGAATCTCACATTCGAGGGGCAGGTTTTCAGCTGAAAGAACTGTCAACTGATGGAGAAAAAACAGCTAAGCATCAGCACCACCACATTGACCACAACATGGAAGGAATATTTTTGCATGTTTTGGCTGACACCTTGGGAAGTGTCGGAGTTGTTATATCAACTCTCTTGATTAAGTACAAGGGATGGCTTGTTGCTGATCCTGCCTGCTCGATATTTATTTCTGTCTTGATTATATCTTCAGTTATCCCATTGCTGAGAAACTCAGCAGAAATCTTGCTCCAAAGAGTTCCCAGAGCACATGAGCAGGATATGAGAAAAGCTCTTATTGATGTTAGGAAGATACGGGGGATTTCTGGCATTCGAAACTTGCATGTATGGAGCTTCACCAACTCAGAAGTAGTGGGGACTCTCCATCTTCATGTTTCAACAGACATTGATAAGGCTTCTGCAAAGGCACAGGTGTCACATGTACTGTACGAAGCTGGAATCAAGGATTTAACATTGCAGTTGGAATGTGTTGGACAATAG
- the LOC117623628 gene encoding protein NRT1/ PTR FAMILY 5.9, producing the protein MAGSGGKTLGNSCILLIVIAGMERFAYKGVASNLVTYLTDVVKMSNSAAAKTVNCWCGFTSMLPLLVAPFVDSYWDRYPTILASSFLYVAGLVALTSTALTRASSAANKTSSNSSFLFWSLYLISLGQGGYNPSLQAFGADQLDSEEELPSSKDEQKSNKKSVFFQWWYFGVCSGSLLGITLMSYIQDTFGWILGFAIPMISMITSVVVFSCGSRIYTYRESEAMDYKPIVNMVQSIKATALKLRKYCRITLPNKSYVTELELQEKPLCHQNFSTNEGLVENPKSGFYVLENAKVLLRLLPIWIMLLMFAVIFQQPPTFFTKQGMTMKRNIGSKFKIPPATLQSAITLSIILLMPLYDKIMIPITRLVTCHEKGISVMQRMGIGMFISVLAMASAAVVETRRLHISGEMEALGAHSETVPFSIFWLLPQYILLGISDIFTVVGMQEFFYSEVPVRMRTMAFALYTSVFGVGSYLSSLLIATVEAVTSSNGRQSWFSDDMSEARLDKYYWFLASLSALSFLFYVLLSACYRSRRDLDLDNENCK; encoded by the exons ATGGCTGGATCAGGAGGCAAAACACTTGGCAACTCATGCATTCTCCTCATAG TGATTGCTGGTATGGAGAGATTTGCATACAAGGGAGTGGCATCCAATCTAGTAACTTATCTAACTGATGTTGTGAAAATGAGCAACTCTGCGGCGGCGAAGACGGTTAACTGTTGGTGCGGCTTCACGTCCATGCTGCCTCTCTTAGTTGCACCTTTTGTTGACTCATATTGGGATCGATATCCCACCATTTTGGCCTCTTCTTTCCTCTATGTTGCA GGGCTTGTGGCCTTGACATCAACAGCATTGACCAGGGCATCTTCTgctgcaaacaaaacaagttCTAATTCCTCATTTCTGTTTTGGTCTCTGTATTTAATTTCTCTTGGTCAAGGTGGATATAACCCGTCTCTGCAAGCATTTGGAGCAGATCAACTGGACAGCGAAGAGGAACTGCCTAGCAGCAAAGATGAGCAAAAGTCCAACAAAAAGAGCGTGTTCTTTCAATGGTGGTATTTTGGTGTTTGCAGTGGCAGCCTCCTGGGCATCACTCTCATGTCCTACATTCAAGACACTTTTGGTTGGATTCTGGGTTTTGCAATCCCCATGATATCGATGATTACGTCGGTCGTGGTGTTCTCTTGTGGAAGCCGAATCTATACTTACAGAGAGAGCGAGGCCATGGACTATAAGCCTATTGTCAACATGGTTCAAAGCATCAAGGCAACTGCATTAAAACTAAGGAAATATTGCAGAATCACATTACCAAATAAAAGTTATGTTACTGAGCTAGA GCTTCAAGAGAAACCGCTTTGTCATCAAAATTTCAGCACCAATGAGGGGTTGGTTGAGAATCCCAAAAGCGGCTTCTATGTGCTTGAAAATGCTAAAGTGCTGCTGAGGCTTCTGCCCATCTGGATAATGCTTTTGATGTTTGCAGTGATTTTCCAACAACCTCCCACATTCTTTACCAAACAAGGCATGACCATGAAGAGAAACATTGGAAGCAAATTCAAGATCCCACCAGCAACTCTACAGAGTGCCATCACTCTTTCCATAATCCTCTTGATGCCTCTCTACGACAAAATTATGATCCCGATTACACGACTGGTTACTTGTCACGAAAAGGGTATCAGCGTGATGCAGAGGATGGGGATTGGGATGTTTATTTCAGTCCTAGCAATGGCCAGTGCAGCAGTTGTGGAAACAAGAAGGCTCCACATCAGCGGAGAAATGGAAGCTCTGGGAGCCCATTCTGAGACTGTCCCGTTTAGCATCTTTTGGCTGCTGCCTCAGTACATTCTTTTGGGAATTTCAGACATTTTCACTGTTGTTGGAATGCAAGAATTTTTTTACTCTGAAGTTCCCGTAAGAATGAGAACGATGGCCTTTGCGCTGTACACTAGTGTTTTCGGGGTGGGAAGCTACTTGAGCAGCCTTTTGATTGCGACCGTTGAGGCTGTTACAAGTTCGAACGGAAGGCAGAGCTGGTTCTCTGATGACATGAGTGAAGCTCGGCTGGACAAATACTACTGGTTTTTGGCCTCGTTGAGTGCTTTGAGCTTTCTCTTTTATGTACTTTTGTCTGCGTGTTACAGAAGCAGGAGGGATTTGGATTTAGACAATGAAAACTGTAAATAA
- the LOC117623379 gene encoding metalloendoproteinase 3-MMP-like encodes MASKLSHISLFTCTLLFVLLSLLAHATSSETHNNKITSSPFEFLEHLKRCHKGDKVQGIQDLKKYLGKFGYLSSNNGHLNDDDFDDQLESAIKTYQINYHLKATGTLDAKTVSNMMMPRCGVADIINGTSSMRSGKKRHRHHPHGGHTVANYSFFEENPTWPASKYHLTYAFLQGTPAEAMGPVSSAFQTWAANTHFTFSEAQNNQNPDLTVSFNRGDHGDGTPFDGPGGTIAHAFAPTNGRLHYDADERFSVGAVSGAYDFETVALHEIGHLLGLGHSSVQGAIMFPSVRAGVTQQSLHGDDIQGIKALYNT; translated from the coding sequence ATGGCATCAAAGTTGTCTCACATTTCTCTCTTCACATGCACTCTTCTCTTCGTCCTCCTTTCTCTCCTCGCCCATGCAACTTCATCAGAAacccacaacaacaaaattaccTCGTCTCCATTCGAGTTCCTTGAGCATCTCAAGAGGTGCCACAAGGGTGACAAGGTCCAAGGCATCCAAGACCTCAAAAAATACCTTGGAAAATTTGGTTACTTGAGCAGCAACAATGGTCACCTCAATGACGATGATTTTGACGACCAATTGGAGTCTGCCATCAAAACTTACCAAATTAATTACCACCTCAAAGCCACCGGAACATTGGATGCGAAAACCGTATCCAACATGATGATGCCACGTTGTGGTGTTGCAGATATCATCAATGGTACCTCCTCCATGCGATCAGGCAAAAAAAGGCACCGTCACCATCCCCACGGAGGACACACAGTTGCTAATTATTCTTTCTTcgaagaaaacccaacatgGCCGGCCTCTAAGTATCACCTCACCTATGCTTTTCTTCAAGGCACCCCAGCTGAGGCCATGGGCCCAGTTTCCAGTGCTTTTCAAACATGGGCCGCCAACACACACTTCACCTTCAGTGAGGCACAGAACAACCAGAACCCAGATCTGACGGTCAGTTTTAACAGGGGCGATCATGGAGATGGGACCCCATTTGATGGGCCAGGTGGGACCATAGCCCATGCATTTGCGCCGACAAATGGGAGACTTCATTACGACGCTGATGAGCGGTTTTCCGTGGGCGCCGTGAGTGGTGCTTATGACTTTGAGACTGTGGCTTTGCATGAAATAGGGCACCTTCTTGGGCTCGGGCATAGCTCTGTTCAAGGAGCTATTATGTTCCCCTCTGTCCGCGCTGGAGTGACCCAACAGAGCTTGCATGGAGATGATATTCAAGGAATTAAAGCTTTATACAACACTTGA
- the LOC117623445 gene encoding metalloendoproteinase 2-MMP-like, with protein MASKSHLCLLACTLLFILLSLPSHATSSETHNKKTSSPFEFLEHLKGFQNGDKVPGIQDLKKYLGRFGYLSSNNNQTTDDFDDQLASAIKTYQLNYNLKTTGILDAQTVSNMMMPRCGVPDIINGTSSMRSGKQSHPPPHHHHKGHTVAHYTFFPGKPKWPASKYHLTYAFLRGTPTAAKGPVARAFNTWAAHTQFKFSQARRNKKPDLTVSFHRRSHGDGHPFDGPGGILAHSFAPKDGRFHYDADEKWSVGVVRGAFHLETVALHEIGHLLGLGHSSVRTAIMYPTISSGETKGLNRDDIQGIKALYHA; from the coding sequence ATGGCATCAAAGTCTCATCTTTGTCTCTTGGCATGCACTCTCCTCTTCATCCTCCTTTCTCTCCCCTCCCATGCAACTTCATCCGAAAcccacaacaaaaaaacatcatCACCATTTGAGTTCCTTGAACATCTTAAGGGGTTCCAAAATGGTGACAAGGTCCCAGGAATCCAAGACCTCAAAAAATACCTTGGAAGGTTTGGTTACTTAAGCAGCAACAATAACCAAACCACTGATGATTTTGACGATCAATTGGCGTCGGCCATCAAAACCTACCAACTCAACTACAACCTCAAAACCACTGGAATATTAGACGCTCAAACAGTATCCAATATGATGATGCCACGTTGTGGCGTCCCAGATATCATCAATGGTACCTCCTCTATGCGATCAGGCAAGCAAAGTCACCCTCCTCCTCACCACCATCACAAGGGACACACAGTTGCTCATTATACTTTCTTCCCTGGAAAGCCAAAATGGCCAGCCTCTAAGTACCACCTCACCTACGCTTTTCTTCGGGGCACCCCGACCGCGGCGAAGGGCCCAGTTGCACGTGCTTTTAATACGTGGGCTGCCCACACACAGTTCAAGTTCAGCCAGGCTCGAAGGAATAAGAAGCCGGATCTGACGGTGAGTTTTCACCGGCGTAGCCATGGAGATGGGCATCCATTTGATGGCCCAGGAGGGATCCTAGCGCATTCTTTTGCGCCGAAAGATGGGAGATTTCACTATGACGCTGATGAGAAGTGGTCTGTGGGCGTTGTGAGGGGTGCTTTTCACTTGGAGACTGTGGCTTTGCATGAAATTGGTCACCTCCTAGGGCTTGGCCATAGCTCTGTTCGGACAGCTATTATGTACCCGACTATAAGCTCTGGAGAAACCAAAGGCTTGAACAGGGATGATATTCAAGGAATTAAAGCATTATACCACGCTTGA